In Humulus lupulus chromosome 7, drHumLupu1.1, whole genome shotgun sequence, the following are encoded in one genomic region:
- the LOC133788827 gene encoding uncharacterized protein LOC133788827 isoform X2, giving the protein MEIASKLPKASPSHKLFHPRASVLVSNFVPISKNTILQQIRGLKIKQRQFKNLGVVFASSEPQTFPNPTIVSDRWLLQPIGDGDSRHIGFKVEMPNAYEIASDEVTVGRVPDKADLVIPVATVSARHARIQKKKENLLVTDLDSTNGTFIGDKRLSPGVVATVYPGNSITFARDDDSGISKQCRGI; this is encoded by the exons ATGGAAATAGCATCCAAGCTTCCAAAGGCTTCTCCGTCGCATAAATTATTCCATCCCAGAGCCTCTGTTTTGGTTTCCAATTTTGTTCCAATTTCCAAGAACACTATTTTACAGCAGATTCGTGGCCTTAAAATCAAACAACGACAGTTCAAGAATTTGGGGGTCGTTTTTGCAAGTTCTGAGCCTCAGACTTTTCCTAATCCTACCATTGTTTCTGATAGATGGCTCCTTCAACCTATTG GTGACGGAGACTCAAGACATATAGGATTTAAGGTTGAAATGCCAAATGCATATGAAATTGCTTCG GATGAGGTCACTGTTGGTCGTGTTCCGGATAAAGCTGACTTGGTCATTCCGGTTGCCACAG TATCAGCTCGTCACGCCCGGATTCAAAAGAAGAAAGAGAATCTATTGGTGACGGATTTGGACAGCACCAATGGCACTTTCATTGGTGATAAACGCCTCAGCCCTGGTGTTGTCGCCACTGTTTACCCTGGAAATTCCATTACATTTG CTAGAGACGACGACAGTGGTATCAGCAAGCAATGCAGAGGAATCTGA
- the LOC133788827 gene encoding uncharacterized protein LOC133788827 isoform X1: MEIASKLPKASPSHKLFHPRASVLVSNFVPISKNTILQQIRGLKIKQRQFKNLGVVFASSEPQTFPNPTIVSDRWLLQPIGDGDSRHIGFKVEMPNAYEIASDEVTVGRVPDKADLVIPVATVSARHARIQKKKENLLVTDLDSTNGTFIGDKRLSPGVVATVYPGNSITFGDTNLAIFRVTKLETTTVVSASNAEESDQAEETPPSPTVSETT; the protein is encoded by the exons ATGGAAATAGCATCCAAGCTTCCAAAGGCTTCTCCGTCGCATAAATTATTCCATCCCAGAGCCTCTGTTTTGGTTTCCAATTTTGTTCCAATTTCCAAGAACACTATTTTACAGCAGATTCGTGGCCTTAAAATCAAACAACGACAGTTCAAGAATTTGGGGGTCGTTTTTGCAAGTTCTGAGCCTCAGACTTTTCCTAATCCTACCATTGTTTCTGATAGATGGCTCCTTCAACCTATTG GTGACGGAGACTCAAGACATATAGGATTTAAGGTTGAAATGCCAAATGCATATGAAATTGCTTCG GATGAGGTCACTGTTGGTCGTGTTCCGGATAAAGCTGACTTGGTCATTCCGGTTGCCACAG TATCAGCTCGTCACGCCCGGATTCAAAAGAAGAAAGAGAATCTATTGGTGACGGATTTGGACAGCACCAATGGCACTTTCATTGGTGATAAACGCCTCAGCCCTGGTGTTGTCGCCACTGTTTACCCTGGAAATTCCATTACATTTG GAGATACCAACCTGGCCATATTTCGTGTGACAAAGCTAGAGACGACGACAGTGGTATCAGCAAGCAATGCAGAGGAATCTGATCAAGCAGAAGAGACTCCTCCTAGCCCCACTGTCTCTGAGACTACCTAA